The genomic DNA ATTTGAAGGCAAAATACCCGATAAGAGCTAAAGAAATGGATAGCTTATTGGAAGGGTATTATCATGCAACAAAGTACTTGTATTTTAATAATAAAAAATCAGTTAAATAATTTTTTATCAATTTTTTTGAATAAAAAATAATACAAATTAGCAAAAATAGTTCCTATAATGATTCCTACTGAAATATCTATTGGAAAATGAACTCCTAAATATACTCTACTGTATGCAAATATTAAAGGGAACAATAAGATAAGATAAATATACTTGTGTGTTTCTTTTAGTAAAAGAACAACAAATACAGAGAAAAATGTTGATGTTGTTGCATGACCAGACATAAAACTAAAACTCTGTGGATTGATTAAGGTTCTTAAAGAATACATTATTTCAGGGTCATTGTTTGGTCGTAGCCTTTCTACAGAATTTTTAATTAAGTTTGTAAATTGATCTGAGAAAGCAACCAATACAATCATAGAAAGAATCATAACCCCGCCACGTTTCCAACCAAAAGATTTTATAACTAAAAAAATTATAAAAATAAACAATGGTGCCCAATTTAGTTGATGGGTAATTGCCAACCAAAGAGCGTCCCAATGTTCGCTTCCTAAGTTATTTAAAAAAACTAGTAATTCTTTGTCCTTCTGAATAATGTCTATCAAATTATTTGCCGATTTTTAAGATTTCTATTTCAAAAACTAAATCTGATTTTGCAGGAAAAGGTCCAAATTTTTTATCTCCGAACCCAATAGTGTAAGGAATAAACAATCTAGATTTCTCGCCTTCTTTCATAGATAAAACGCCTTCTTTTAAACCACTAATCATTGGTTTTTCTTCATCATTTAAATCAAAAATAATGGGTTTACCAACATCATCTGAAGATTGCATTCTCTTACCATCTGCAATGTACAAAGTGTAATTTGCCGTAACTGTTTTTGAAGCTATAACCCTTTTACCTTTTGTCTCCTTAAGTTTTAAAATACGTAAACCTGTACCTGTTTTTACAGCTTTAGATTCATTTTTTTCTACTAAAAAAGCCTTTTTAGCTTCTAAGTATTTAGCATATCGTTTCTCTTCAACTTTATTTTCTTCTTTAACTTTCTCTTCTTGAGATTTATTAAAGTTAGCTACTTCTGCATCAAAAATGTTTGCAGCATTAAAATCTTCAGCTTTAGAACCAATTCTAATTATGTTTATAGTATTAATGGTATCATTTTGTGATATATTTAATACAACTGCCATTCTAGTAGAGTCTATTGCATTTTTTAATTGTAGAGAGTCTGTATACTTCTTATGTATTTTTTTTAATTCAAAAGAATTAACAACCGTTTTACCAAAAACACTGTGCTTACCATTTAAATGAGGTATTGCTCGGTGCGTTATAAAAAACTGACTATTATTTGTTGTTGGCCCTCCGTTTGCCATTGAAATAATTCCTTGGTCATCATGCTTATAAATAAGCTCTCCATTTTCAGTTCTTGGAAATTCATCTCCGAAAAGATAGCCTGTACTTTTTCTTCCTTCCGAAGTAAAACCACCTGCTTGAATTACAAAATTAGGAACTACTCTATGAAAAAGAATCCCTTCATAAAAGTTTTTACCTTTTAAAGAATCTAACATTTTACTGTTTGTACCCTCAACTAAAGCAACAAAATTTGCAACAGTTTTGGGTACATTATCAGCATATAATTCTAATAAGATATTTCCTTTATTGGTTTCAATTTCGGCGTACAAACCTTCCTTTAAATCTTTATACTTTTTTGGTGTACAAGAAATAAAAACTGCAAATACGGTCGTAATAAAGAAAATGTTCTTCATAATTTTATTTTAAAACTTCTAATAATTCAATTTCAAATATTAAAGTAGAAAATGGTTTAATATTTTCTCCTTTTTGTTGTGGTCCGTAAGCTAATTCTTGAGGGATAAAAAACTTATATTTTGCTCCTTCATTCATTAACTGCACACCTTCTGTCCAACCTTTAATTACTTGGTTTAAACCAAATTCAGATGGTGTTCCTCTATCAACAGAGCTATCAAATACTTTACCTTCTATATTTGTACCGTGGTAATGTACTTTTACTCTAGTTGATGGTCCTGCTGGTTTTTCACCTGTTCCTTCTTTTATTACGATGTACTGTATACCACTTTCAGTTGTTTTTACACCCTCTTTAGATTTATTTGCTGCTAAAAAATCTTCACCAGCTTTTTTATTTTCACCAAACTTAGCTTCTGCTGCTTTCGCCGCTTTTGCTTGCTGCTCTTTCATTTGAGCTTCTTGTTTCTTTTGAAAATAAGAACTTAAAATTTTCTGAATATCTTTCGTTTCAATTAATAAATTGGTAGAGTCTAAACCATTTCTAATCCCTTGGTTTAAAAGTGTTTTGTTTACTTCACTAAAGTTAGATTTTAATTGACTAGACATACTTATACCAACTGCATAACTTACAGAGTCTAATTCTGTTTCTAAAGACTTCACCTCTTTTACTTGGTTTCCACAAGAAAACATGGTTACTGTTATTGCTGCTGCTGCTAAATTTTTTACAATTCTCATTTTTTTGATTAATTTAATTTATATTTAATAATGTTACTGTACTCTTTATTGTTTTGTTAATTCCAATTTTATTTCCATCACCAGAAATGCCAAAAGCATTGTAAGACGGAATTACAAATGTAATTGTTTCTCCTATTTTCATCAACTTTATTCCTTTCTGAATTCCTGAAATAAAATCTTCTTTATCTACTTTGTAATTTTTAACGCCTAATATTGCTTTACTATATAGAACGGAATCATTTAAATCTTTAATATCGTATTCAAAACGAACAACATCACCTGTTTTTGGCATTGCTAATTTCTCTTCAATCTTAGTATTATAAGTATACCAAAAACCACTGGAAGAAGTTTCGTATAGCTTAGTAGTATCTTTTTTAATAAATTCTAGAATTTCACTCTCTTCTAGTTCAAAGATTTTTTTAGTTGCTTCGATATTATCTTGAAAGATAGTAGTTGAAGGTTTTGGATTTATGGGTCTTCTCGGTTTAGAGGTGGTACAACTCATTAAAAATAAAATTCCGAAAAGAAAAAGTAGTTTATTCTTCATAAGAGATATTTAATTCATTTTTATAAGTTGGTAAAAGTTCTTTAAAAAATGTGATTGCTTCTTCTAAAGATCCATCAAACCTGCCTCCAGCTGCATTGTCATGACCACCACCATTAAAATGGTTTCTAGAAAGTTTATTTACAGAAAATTTACCTTTAGACCTAAAAGATATCTTTATCATGTTTTGTTCTGCATCTTCAATAAAAATGGCAGCAAAAGTAATTCCTTTTAAAGAAAGTGCATAATTTACAACACCTTCTGTATCTCCTTTTTGAAAATCGAACTTCTTTTTTTCTACTTCTGTTAATGTTATAAAAGCTGTTTTATATTCTGGAAATATTTGTAAATTACTAAGCGCTTGCCCTAATAACAATAATCTTCCGTAAGAATTTGAATCATACACATTGTTATGAATTTTATTATTCTCTGCACCTTTATCTATTAAGTTTGCAATAATTCTATGTGTTGTACTGGTTGTAGATCTAAATCTAAAAGAACCTGTATCTGTCATAATTCCAGTATACAAACAAGTTGCAATATCAGCATCAATCAAATCCAAATCATTATTCATTTCAATAAATTGATACACCATCTGACAAGTAGAACAAATTTCTACGTCAGAATACATATATTTTACAGCATCTGGCTGTTGATGATGATCTATCATTGCAAAATCATTCGGATATTTTTCTAAGTTTTTTTGCATGTCATTACCAACTCTATGCAGCGCATTAAAATCTAATAGAAAAATAATTTCTGATGCATTTATTGCTTTTTTCGACTGACTATTTTGCCAATCGAAACGATATGTATTTTTTGAACCTGGTAACCAATGTAAAAAATCTGGGTATTCATTTGGTACAACAACGGTAGCTTTATGACCTTTTTTTGACAAATAATGTTGTAGTCCTAAAGTTGAACCCATTGCATCTCCATCTGGATTTCTGTGCCCAATTATTACAATATTTCTTGGTTTTTTAAGAAATAATTTTAACGCTTCAAATCCCTTTAAAATCATAGTTTGCGAATATACAATTTAATAACATTGTTCAAAATATATTTCGCTTTACATTTGCGTTAAACTTAAACAATTTAGTCTTGAAAAATTTCATAAAAATCACCTGTTTAATAGCGTCTATTATTCTAATTTCTTGTTCGCCTTCTAAAAACGTTAAGCATAGTAATACAAATGACTTCACCATTGCTTTTGGCTCTTGTAATAAACAATATGTAGAAAATGTTTTATGGAAACAAATCAAAAAAAATAAACCAAATTTATGGATTTGGGGTGGTGATAATATTTATTCTGATACCCATGACATGAATAAATTAAAAAAAGATTACGAAACTTTAAAGAACCAAAAAGGATATTTAGAATTGGTTAATAACATTCCAGTAATGGCTACTTGGGACGATCATGATTATGGTAAAAATGATAGTGGCATTGAGTCTCCTAAAAAAGATGAAGCACAAGCAATCTTTTTAGATTTTTTTAATGTGGGTATAAAAAGTCCTAGAAGAAATCAAAAAGGTATTTATCATTCAGAAATTTTTAAATCTGAAAAAGGAAGTGTTAAAGTAATTGTTTTAGATACCAGGTATTTTAGAACAGCATTAACAAAATCTACAAAAAAGAAGAAGAGATTTACACCCAACACTTATGGAAATGGAACTGTTTTAGGAGAAACCCAATGGAAATGGCTTACCGATGAGTTGAATGAATCTAAAGCAGATTTTAATATTATTGTAAGTAGTATTCAAGTTTTAGCCGCAGAACACGGTTTTGAAACCTGGGGAAATTTTCCTCATGAAGTAGATAAACTGAAAAAAACGATTATTAAAAGCAATGCCAAAGGAGTCCTATTACTCTCTGGAGATAGACATATTTCTGAGTTTTCAAAAACTAAAGTCACAGACCTTTCTTTCCCTCTTATAGATTTTACTTCTAGCGGACTAACACATTCTTACAATGGTTTTACTTCGGAAGTAAACAAATCTAGAGTACAAGAGGTAGTTTCTGAAATTAGTTTTGGCATCTTAAAGTTTGATTTTGATACTCATAAAATTACGATGCAAATGCGAGGTAAAAACAATAAATTATTACAAGAATTATCTCAAACCTACCCATAATTTATTGTTAATATAAAAAAGTGTACTTTTGCAAAAAAATATAAAAAATACAATGGCAACAAATAGAACATTTACAATGCTTAAACCAGATGCTGTAGAAAACGGACACACTGGCGCAATCTTAGACAAAATTAACGCTGCAGGATTTAGAATTGTAGCTTTAAAGAAAACACAAATGACAAAAGCAGATGCTGAAACTTTTTATGCTGTGCATAATGAGCGTCCGTTTTTTGGAGAATTAGTTGAATTCATGACACGTGGACCAGTTGTAGCTGCAATCTTAGAAAAAGACAATGCTGTAGACGATTTTAGAACTTTAATCGGTGCTACTAATCCTGCGGATGCTGCTGAAGGAACTATTAGAAAATTATACGCAACTTCTATGGGAGAAAATGCTGTACATGGTTCTGATTCTGACGAAAATGCACAAATTGAAGGAAACTTTCACTTTTCTGGAAGAGAGCAGTTTTAAGAATTTTAGAATTTTTTAGACCAAAAAATATTTATTAAAACTCGTAACTTAATTGTTGCGAGTTTTTTTTTATTGTCTTTTAATTGATCAAATCGACAGAGAACTTAGTTAGTTTCTAAACTTATTTCCTCTAACTTTGCTAAATTCTGAGGCGGAATATTGAAACATTTTGATATCATTAAGTCGACCATATCTCACACTAATGAACACTGTTCAACATCAAGATTATTATTTTAAACTATTTGGCTCTAATGAGATTAATAATTTTTTTAGTAAACTTGATAGTATCAAATGCTCCTTTTTATTAAATATTTCTACCGATAAGTTAGCCTCTTTAAATCTTACTTCTATCGCTTCATCAATTATAGAAATTCCTTTTTCTGTTAAACCAGCCAATTTTATACGCCCATCTTTTTTATCTGTCGCTCTATAAACCAATTTCAATTTCGTAAGTCTATCTAATAGAGCTGTCATAGCTCCAGAAGTAATTAAAACAGATTCCATTAATTGCTTTGGTGTTAATTCATAGGGTTTTCCCGAACGTCTTATAGTCGCTAAAACATCTAAATCTGTATAATAGATACCACTATCTCTTAAAATATTACTTGCCCTTCTTTCCAAAATTTTACCAATTTTAATAATCCGACCAACTATTTGCATAGCTTCAGTATTAAGCTCTGGTCGTTCCTTTTTCCATTCGACAATAAGCTTGTCTATAACGTCTTTTTCTTCTTCCATAATTTCTTCAAATAACTCTTATAGAAACAAAACTACAATATATTTATCTTTATATAAAGATAAATTATATATTTGCAAAGTATCTTAATATAAAGATATATTTAATGCTTAGCAGAATTTAATAAAACTAATGTATCTATTCGAGGTAGAAAACCTATTAATAAAAATTATACTTACAAAAGTAAATAATAAGTTTTTATTTGATAAGACAGCAACATTTTTTTTTTTTAAAGTCCAAAATAATAGAAGAAAATAAATTCATGATTAGACACAAAACCGATACAATTATGGAAGCTGCTAATCTTGATAAAGAGTGTGGTACTAGAAACAAGTTAACTGTAATTACAGCTAGTGCGTGCCCGAACAATTCTGAAACCATCAAAAATGTAGATTGTTTTATTGTAAAGACAAATTTAATAGAAGAATGGCGTTTCATAAAAATAAACGGAGTTGTAATGACAAAATTAGAAAGATTATTAATATGAAAATTATAAACACACCTAATATGCCTATTAGTAACGGCCACTACTCACAATGTATAAAGTACAATGGTATTTTATATTTATCAGGACAGCTACCTATTATGAAGGAAACTAAAGCTATTCCTGCTACAATTGAACAACAAACAATTTTAGCTTTACAGAACACTGAAGCCATATTAAAAGAAGCAGGAAGTAATAAAAGCAATATATTACAAGTACGCCTATATATTTCCAATATAAAACTCTGGGACAAAGTTAACAACGAGTATATACGTTTTTTTGGAAATCATAAACCAGTAAGAAGTATTATCCCAACACGAAAATTACATTTTGGATGCTTAATTGAAATAGAAGTAACAGCCATATCAAATACTTAAAATCATGTACAAAGAAAATCTTATTAAAGTTCATCAAAGAATTAAACCTTATATACACAACACCCCAGTTTTGAGCTCAAGGTTAATCAACGAAATTACGGGAGCCTCTTTGGTGTTTAAATGCGAAAATTTTCAAAAAATGGGAGCCTTCAAAATGCGAGGAGCAACTAATGCTATTATGCAGTTATCTGATAAACAAAGAAAAAAAGGAGTGGTAACGCACTCTTCTGGAAATTTTGCTCAAGCACTCTCTTTGGCTGCTCAAAGTTTAGGAGTTAAAGCATTTATAGTAATGCCTTCTACTGCTCCGAAGGTTAAAAAAGATGCCGTTAAAAGTTATGGCGGTAAAATTATAGAATGCGAACCAACCCTAATAGCCAGAGAAAATACTGCAAAAAAAATTGAGCAAAAAGAAGGCGCTACATTTATTCACCCTTCTAACGATATGGATGTTATTTTAGGGCAAGGAACTGCTGCTAAAGAATTATTAGAAGAGCATCCAGATTTAGAGTATATCTTTACACCTATTGGTGGAGGTGGTTTAATTGCAGGAACAGCACTATCTGCTCGTTATTTTGGTAATAATTGTAAAGTAATTGGTGGAGAACCATTTGAAGTCGACGATGCATATCGCTCGTTAAAGAGTGGCTATATTGAATCAAACACGTCCACTAATACAATTGCCGATGGGCTTAAAACACAATTAGGAGACATAAATTTCCCTATTATCCTACAAGGAGTCGAAATGATAATACGTGTAACCGAAAATGAAATTGTAAATGCAATGCGTATAATCTGGGAGCGTTTAAAAATTGTTTCAGAGCCATCATCTGCTGTTGCACTTGCCGCTTTATTAAAAGAAAAAGAAACATATAAAAACAAAACAATAGGGGTTATCATTTCTGGCGGAAATGTTGATGTAAATAAGTTGCCTTTTAATCAAAAAAATTAAGAAAAACTATTACTAGCAATGTATATAAAACATGGCGTTTGATGCTAAACCAAACGTCTTTTTGTATTTACAAAGTCCTTCAAGTATAAAGTTTTAATATTTAATACTGAAAAAACACAAGCAACATTTATATTTGGTTAAGTACAAAACTGAAATGCAACTACTGATCTACTCTCCTACGCTTCATATACAAACCATTAGCGAAAAACCTAAACCAACATTAATTTAGAAATTACTTCCTCTCCTATTTCTTCATTCATCATTTTTACAATTTTCTCTTTTCCATAACTTAATTCTTCGCGTAAAACAGAAGATGTTAATTGTATCACTAAAGTTTTGTTTTGTAGTTTAACAGATGTTGTATGTGTTGCAACACCAGGTCCCATCATCTTGTTCCAAGTTTCTTCAATCTTTAATTTCTGCATCCCTTTCGTCAAATTATTTTCTTTGATAAAGAATTGCATTAAATCTTCTATAGATAAAGAATCGTTTTCTCTTTTAGACATACTTTAGATTATTGTATTGTTCGGTTTTTAAAACTTTAAAACTAAAGCTTAAAAATTTGATATGGTTTATTACTCTGTTTTACAATATTCTCAGTTCTTTCTGAATGTGTATCTGTGATGAAAATTTGTCCGAACTCATCATTATTTACTAAATTGATAATTTGCAAAACTCTTTTTTCATCTAACTTATCAAAAATATCATCTAACAATAAAATAGGAACTACCTCATTTTGCTGCTTAATAAACTCGAACTGAGCAAATTTTAATGCAATTAAGTACGATTTTTGCTGTCCCTGAGAACCAAATTTCTTAATAGGGTATTCGCCTATATCAAAACTCAAATCGTCTTTATGAATTCCGGATGATGTGTACTGTAATATTTTATCTTTCTCTAAAGATTTCTGTAATAAATCTTTCATAGAAAAATCAAGTAACTGACTTTTATACAAAAGATTAACAGTTTCTTTATCATCAGAAATCACCTGATATTTATCGTTAAAGATAGGAATAAATCTTTCTAGAAAAGCTTTTCTAACTTCAAAAATTCTTGTACCATACTCAGACAATTGATCGTCATAAACACTTAAATTTAAAGCGTCGAAAGTTCTATTTGCTGCAAAA from Polaribacter sp. ALD11 includes the following:
- a CDS encoding nucleoside-diphosphate kinase, which gives rise to MATNRTFTMLKPDAVENGHTGAILDKINAAGFRIVALKKTQMTKADAETFYAVHNERPFFGELVEFMTRGPVVAAILEKDNAVDDFRTLIGATNPADAAEGTIRKLYATSMGENAVHGSDSDENAQIEGNFHFSGREQF
- a CDS encoding DUF721 domain-containing protein, which gives rise to MSKRENDSLSIEDLMQFFIKENNLTKGMQKLKIEETWNKMMGPGVATHTTSVKLQNKTLVIQLTSSVLREELSYGKEKIVKMMNEEIGEEVISKLMLV
- a CDS encoding bifunctional oligoribonuclease/PAP phosphatase NrnA, with the protein product MILKGFEALKLFLKKPRNIVIIGHRNPDGDAMGSTLGLQHYLSKKGHKATVVVPNEYPDFLHWLPGSKNTYRFDWQNSQSKKAINASEIIFLLDFNALHRVGNDMQKNLEKYPNDFAMIDHHQQPDAVKYMYSDVEICSTCQMVYQFIEMNNDLDLIDADIATCLYTGIMTDTGSFRFRSTTSTTHRIIANLIDKGAENNKIHNNVYDSNSYGRLLLLGQALSNLQIFPEYKTAFITLTEVEKKKFDFQKGDTEGVVNYALSLKGITFAAIFIEDAEQNMIKISFRSKGKFSVNKLSRNHFNGGGHDNAAGGRFDGSLEEAITFFKELLPTYKNELNISYEE
- a CDS encoding FKBP-type peptidyl-prolyl cis-trans isomerase, producing the protein MRIVKNLAAAAITVTMFSCGNQVKEVKSLETELDSVSYAVGISMSSQLKSNFSEVNKTLLNQGIRNGLDSTNLLIETKDIQKILSSYFQKKQEAQMKEQQAKAAKAAEAKFGENKKAGEDFLAANKSKEGVKTTESGIQYIVIKEGTGEKPAGPSTRVKVHYHGTNIEGKVFDSSVDRGTPSEFGLNQVIKGWTEGVQLMNEGAKYKFFIPQELAYGPQQKGENIKPFSTLIFEIELLEVLK
- the gldI gene encoding gliding motility-associated peptidyl-prolyl isomerase GldI translates to MKNKLLFLFGILFLMSCTTSKPRRPINPKPSTTIFQDNIEATKKIFELEESEILEFIKKDTTKLYETSSSGFWYTYNTKIEEKLAMPKTGDVVRFEYDIKDLNDSVLYSKAILGVKNYKVDKEDFISGIQKGIKLMKIGETITFVIPSYNAFGISGDGNKIGINKTIKSTVTLLNIN
- a CDS encoding RidA family protein gives rise to the protein MKIINTPNMPISNGHYSQCIKYNGILYLSGQLPIMKETKAIPATIEQQTILALQNTEAILKEAGSNKSNILQVRLYISNIKLWDKVNNEYIRFFGNHKPVRSIIPTRKLHFGCLIEIEVTAISNT
- a CDS encoding alkaline phosphatase D family protein codes for the protein MKNFIKITCLIASIILISCSPSKNVKHSNTNDFTIAFGSCNKQYVENVLWKQIKKNKPNLWIWGGDNIYSDTHDMNKLKKDYETLKNQKGYLELVNNIPVMATWDDHDYGKNDSGIESPKKDEAQAIFLDFFNVGIKSPRRNQKGIYHSEIFKSEKGSVKVIVLDTRYFRTALTKSTKKKKRFTPNTYGNGTVLGETQWKWLTDELNESKADFNIIVSSIQVLAAEHGFETWGNFPHEVDKLKKTIIKSNAKGVLLLSGDRHISEFSKTKVTDLSFPLIDFTSSGLTHSYNGFTSEVNKSRVQEVVSEISFGILKFDFDTHKITMQMRGKNNKLLQELSQTYP
- a CDS encoding phosphatase PAP2 family protein, which gives rise to MIDIIQKDKELLVFLNNLGSEHWDALWLAITHQLNWAPLFIFIIFLVIKSFGWKRGGVMILSMIVLVAFSDQFTNLIKNSVERLRPNNDPEIMYSLRTLINPQSFSFMSGHATTSTFFSVFVVLLLKETHKYIYLILLFPLIFAYSRVYLGVHFPIDISVGIIIGTIFANLYYFLFKKIDKKLFN
- a CDS encoding MarR family winged helix-turn-helix transcriptional regulator encodes the protein MEEEKDVIDKLIVEWKKERPELNTEAMQIVGRIIKIGKILERRASNILRDSGIYYTDLDVLATIRRSGKPYELTPKQLMESVLITSGAMTALLDRLTKLKLVYRATDKKDGRIKLAGLTEKGISIIDEAIEVRFKEANLSVEIFNKKEHLILSSLLKKLLISLEPNSLK
- a CDS encoding peptidylprolyl isomerase, producing the protein MKNIFFITTVFAVFISCTPKKYKDLKEGLYAEIETNKGNILLELYADNVPKTVANFVALVEGTNSKMLDSLKGKNFYEGILFHRVVPNFVIQAGGFTSEGRKSTGYLFGDEFPRTENGELIYKHDDQGIISMANGGPTTNNSQFFITHRAIPHLNGKHSVFGKTVVNSFELKKIHKKYTDSLQLKNAIDSTRMAVVLNISQNDTINTINIIRIGSKAEDFNAANIFDAEVANFNKSQEEKVKEENKVEEKRYAKYLEAKKAFLVEKNESKAVKTGTGLRILKLKETKGKRVIASKTVTANYTLYIADGKRMQSSDDVGKPIIFDLNDEEKPMISGLKEGVLSMKEGEKSRLFIPYTIGFGDKKFGPFPAKSDLVFEIEILKIGK
- a CDS encoding threonine/serine dehydratase → MYKENLIKVHQRIKPYIHNTPVLSSRLINEITGASLVFKCENFQKMGAFKMRGATNAIMQLSDKQRKKGVVTHSSGNFAQALSLAAQSLGVKAFIVMPSTAPKVKKDAVKSYGGKIIECEPTLIARENTAKKIEQKEGATFIHPSNDMDVILGQGTAAKELLEEHPDLEYIFTPIGGGGLIAGTALSARYFGNNCKVIGGEPFEVDDAYRSLKSGYIESNTSTNTIADGLKTQLGDINFPIILQGVEMIIRVTENEIVNAMRIIWERLKIVSEPSSAVALAALLKEKETYKNKTIGVIISGGNVDVNKLPFNQKN
- a CDS encoding DNA replication/repair protein RecF; protein product: MYLQKLSLLNFKNLESQSFDFQQKINCFVGDNGVGKTNVLDAIYYLSFAKSYFNSVAIQNIKHDEAFFMIEGDYVLNDRNEKIVCSLKKGQKKVLKRNGKSYEKFSDHIGQLPLVIISPADRDLVTEGSDTRRKFIDGVISQQNKNYLKDLLAYNKVLSQRNALLKYFAANRTFDALNLSVYDDQLSEYGTRIFEVRKAFLERFIPIFNDKYQVISDDKETVNLLYKSQLLDFSMKDLLQKSLEKDKILQYTSSGIHKDDLSFDIGEYPIKKFGSQGQQKSYLIALKFAQFEFIKQQNEVVPILLLDDIFDKLDEKRVLQIINLVNNDEFGQIFITDTHSERTENIVKQSNKPYQIFKL